A genomic stretch from Nocardia wallacei includes:
- a CDS encoding MerR family transcriptional regulator, whose protein sequence is MRIGELSERTAVSQRLLRYYEEQGLLAPLREPSGYRSYRDSDINRVHRIRTLLAAGLNTATIAHVLPCTIDTDGGLAAACPDLLADLHRERDRISAAIDELNSAQHALDSIIAATNR, encoded by the coding sequence ATGCGCATCGGTGAACTGTCGGAACGGACAGCAGTCAGCCAACGACTGCTGCGTTACTACGAGGAACAGGGCCTGCTAGCGCCCCTTCGCGAGCCGAGCGGCTATCGAAGCTACCGCGACAGCGACATCAACCGGGTCCACCGCATCCGCACGCTGCTGGCCGCAGGCCTCAACACTGCCACCATCGCTCATGTCCTGCCCTGCACCATCGACACCGATGGCGGGCTCGCTGCGGCCTGCCCGGACCTGCTCGCCGATCTGCACCGCGAACGCGACAGGATTTCCGCCGCCATCGACGAGCTCAACAGCGCACAGCACGCCCTGGATTCCATCATCGCCGCCACGAACCGATGA
- a CDS encoding alpha/beta hydrolase, with amino-acid sequence MVLAASTVAVGAGPATADTGDPVIGSRSLLADPRSADGSYITKATVQDDRNIRLYVYSAAMDDTFAVDVQRPADASVPRPVLYLLNGAGGGQDAATWDQRAPDALRFLADKDVNVVRPIGGAWSYYTDWRAPDPVLGVNKWRTFFTEELPPLIDGALGTNGLNAIAGLSTSGTSVLQLPIAKPGLYKSVAAYSGCAQISDPTGYTFVNLAVNVWGGGNTENMYGPQNDPMWAENDPYVHADQLRGLNLFISSGSGLPGRWDGLDGPYTLPGVGGWANQLIVGGVIEAAVNYCSHNMQAKLDSLGIPATYDFPPTGTHSWGYWHDALIKSWPVLAKGLELPA; translated from the coding sequence ATGGTTCTCGCGGCATCGACCGTGGCGGTGGGCGCCGGGCCCGCGACCGCGGACACCGGCGACCCGGTGATCGGGTCCCGCAGCCTGCTCGCGGACCCGCGCTCGGCCGACGGGTCCTACATCACCAAGGCGACCGTGCAGGACGACCGCAACATCCGCCTGTACGTGTACTCCGCGGCCATGGACGACACCTTCGCCGTCGACGTGCAGCGACCCGCCGACGCCTCGGTGCCGCGGCCGGTGCTGTACCTGCTCAACGGTGCCGGCGGCGGCCAGGACGCCGCCACCTGGGACCAGCGCGCGCCCGACGCGCTGCGCTTCCTCGCCGACAAGGACGTGAACGTGGTCCGGCCGATCGGCGGCGCCTGGAGCTACTACACCGACTGGCGCGCACCCGATCCCGTCCTCGGGGTCAACAAATGGAGGACGTTCTTCACCGAGGAACTGCCGCCGCTGATCGACGGGGCACTGGGCACCAACGGGCTCAACGCGATCGCCGGACTGTCCACCTCGGGCACCTCGGTGCTGCAGCTGCCCATCGCCAAGCCCGGCCTGTACAAGTCGGTGGCCGCCTACAGCGGATGCGCGCAGATCTCCGACCCCACCGGCTACACCTTCGTGAACCTCGCGGTGAACGTGTGGGGCGGCGGCAACACCGAGAACATGTACGGTCCGCAGAACGACCCGATGTGGGCCGAGAACGACCCGTACGTGCACGCCGACCAGCTGCGCGGGCTGAACCTGTTCATCTCCAGCGGTTCCGGGCTGCCCGGCCGGTGGGACGGCCTCGACGGCCCCTACACCCTGCCCGGCGTCGGCGGCTGGGCCAACCAGCTCATCGTCGGCGGCGTCATCGAGGCCGCGGTCAACTACTGCAGCCACAACATGCAGGCCAAACTGGACTCCCTCGGCATCCCCGCCACCTACGACTTCCCGCCCACCGGCACCCACTCCTGGGGTTACTGGCACGACGCCCTGATCAAGTCCTGGCCGGTGCTCGCCAAGGGCCTCGAACTGCCCGCCTGA
- the ligD gene encoding non-homologous end-joining DNA ligase — protein MSRLPHYAAMLATAGTLPTDGPRWNYEVKFDGIRAIGYVERELRLQSRNDKDITPAWPELAAIAPGDPPFVVDGEIVAFDTGGRTSFEALQPRMHQRNAGMIRALAQSVPATYMIFDLLHIGDRSLVDLPYRQRRELLEQLDLRGPHWQVPPRLHGDPAHILAESGRLGLEGIVCKRLDSPYLPGRRSALWTKVKNSRDQEVVIVGWRPGTGRREGHIGSLLMAAHDDTGALTYIGNVGTGFTRAMLADLKQRLRPLRRTTPTVRAEVPDAVWVEPELVGEVTFTERTSDGRLRHPSWRGLRPDKTPAEVTLP, from the coding sequence GTGAGCAGACTGCCGCACTACGCGGCGATGCTGGCGACAGCGGGCACGCTCCCCACCGACGGCCCGCGGTGGAACTACGAGGTCAAATTCGACGGCATCCGCGCCATCGGCTACGTCGAGCGGGAACTGCGGTTGCAGTCGCGCAACGACAAGGACATCACCCCCGCCTGGCCCGAACTGGCCGCCATCGCGCCCGGCGACCCGCCCTTCGTCGTCGACGGCGAGATCGTCGCGTTCGACACCGGCGGCCGCACCTCCTTCGAGGCGCTGCAACCGCGCATGCACCAGCGCAACGCCGGCATGATCCGCGCCCTGGCACAGTCGGTCCCGGCCACCTACATGATCTTCGACCTGCTGCACATCGGCGACCGCTCCCTGGTCGACCTGCCGTATCGGCAACGGCGCGAACTGCTCGAACAACTCGACCTGCGCGGCCCGCACTGGCAGGTGCCCCCGCGCCTGCACGGCGACCCCGCCCACATCCTCGCCGAATCCGGCAGACTCGGGCTCGAGGGCATCGTCTGCAAACGCCTCGACAGCCCCTACCTGCCCGGCCGCCGCAGCGCGCTGTGGACCAAGGTCAAGAACTCCCGCGACCAAGAGGTCGTGATCGTCGGCTGGCGACCGGGCACCGGCCGCCGCGAGGGCCACATCGGCTCACTGCTCATGGCCGCCCACGACGACACCGGCGCCCTCACCTACATCGGCAACGTCGGCACCGGCTTCACCCGCGCAATGCTCGCCGACCTGAAGCAACGCCTGCGCCCGCTGCGCCGCACCACCCCCACCGTGCGCGCCGAGGTCCCCGACGCGGTCTGGGTCGAACCCGAACTGGTCGGCGAGGTCACCTTCACCGAACGCACCAGCGACGGCCGCCTGCGCCACCCCTCCTGGCGCGGCCTGCGCCCCGACAAGACCCCCGCCGAGGTCACCCTGCCCTGA
- the lexA gene encoding transcriptional repressor LexA has protein sequence MTGYDDAFEHLDTSTLPPRQQRILAAIHDSVVRNGYPPSTREIGAAVGLRSASSVSKHLKALEDRGFLRRGDSMSRPIDVRLFLRSAAPRDRDEDSVPVPVVGDIAAGTPILAEEHTDDVLTLSRQLVGRGTVFALRVRGDSMIDAAICDGDIVVVRRQPEAHTGDIVAAMIDEEATVKVYRRRDGHTYLEPRNPAYDVIDGDHAVILGKVVSVMRRV, from the coding sequence GTGACCGGATACGACGATGCGTTCGAGCACCTCGACACCTCGACCCTGCCGCCCCGGCAGCAGCGGATCCTCGCCGCCATCCACGACTCGGTGGTGCGCAACGGATATCCGCCCAGCACCCGGGAGATCGGCGCGGCGGTCGGGCTGCGGTCCGCCTCGTCGGTGTCCAAACACCTGAAAGCGTTGGAGGACAGGGGATTCCTGCGCCGCGGCGACAGCATGTCGCGCCCGATCGACGTCCGGCTGTTCCTGCGCTCGGCCGCCCCACGCGACCGCGACGAGGACTCGGTGCCGGTCCCGGTCGTCGGCGACATCGCCGCGGGCACGCCGATCCTGGCCGAGGAGCACACCGACGACGTGCTCACGCTGTCACGCCAACTCGTCGGCCGCGGCACGGTCTTCGCGCTGCGCGTGCGCGGCGACTCCATGATCGACGCCGCGATCTGCGACGGCGACATCGTGGTGGTCCGCCGCCAGCCCGAGGCCCACACCGGCGACATCGTCGCCGCCATGATCGACGAGGAGGCCACCGTGAAGGTCTACCGCCGCCGCGACGGCCACACCTACCTCGAACCCCGCAACCCCGCCTACGACGTGATCGACGGCGACCACGCCGTCATCCTCGGCAAGGTCGTCTCCGTCATGCGCCGCGTCTGA